In the genome of Devosia rhizoryzae, the window GTTCTGGCCACCGGCCCCGGACTTTTCTGCGCCATAGCGGATGATCGGCATGCCTGCTCCTGAAAGTAAATTTCGTTTGTTGAGCCATTGTAGAGCGAAAAGGCGTATATCTGGCAAGTGGGCATGCAAAACATGAAAATTTCTTACGTGATCGTGGCGCCGGGGTCGTGTAGCGTGCGGGCACAAGAAAAAGGTGCCCCTTGCGCATTTTCACTGCCGCCCTCGCCACTGAGACCAATACGTTTTCCCCCATTGCCGTCGACAAGCGCGCCTTCGAGGCATCGCTTCATGCCAAGCCGGGCCAGCATCCGGCGACGCCGACACTCTGCACGGCGCCGATTACGGTGGGTCGCGAAGTCTGCGCCCGAGAAGGCTGGACCTTGATCGAGGGAACAGCCAGCTGGGCCGATCCGGCGGGGCTGGTGGCGCGGGCAACCTATGAAGAGCTGCGCGACGAAATCCTGGGCCAGCTCGAAGCGGCGATGCCGGTCGATGCCGTGGTCCTCGGGCTTCATGGCGCGATGGTGGCGCAGGGCTATGACGATGCGGAGGGAGACATCCTGACACGCGTGCGCGCCCTCGTCGGGCCAGACGTGCTGGTCTGCGCGGAACTCGATCCGCATAGCCACCTTACCGGGAAGCGTGCGGCGGCCGCCGACTTCTTTGTCTACTTCAAGGAATTTCCCCATACTGATTTCGTCGATCGGGCGCGCGATCTTTGGAATATTGCGGCACGGACGCTAAGGGGCGAGGTGCGGCCGGTGATGAGCGTCTTCGATTGCCGCATGATCGATGTATTCCCGACCTCAAAGCAACCGATGCGCGGCTTTGTCGACCGGCTTTTCGCGCTCGAGCAAAGCGAGCCGGGCCTGTTGTCGCTCTCGGTCGTGCACGGTTTCATGGCCGGCGACGTGCCGGAAATGGGCACCAAGGTCATCGCCGTGACCGACAATCAGCCCGAACTTGGCGGGGCGCTCGCCGAGCGCCTCGGCCGCGAGCTTTTTGCCATGCGCGGCACGTTCATGGTCAGCCAAGTCGACGAGCAGACCGCGGTGGACGCCGCCATCGCAGCGCCGCGCGGGCCGGTGGTGATCGCCGATGTATGGGACAATCCGGGCGGTGGCACGGCGGGGGACGCGACGGTTATCCTCGGCGAGCTGATCCGGCGCGGCGTCCAGGATGTGGCGGTGGGAACGATCTGGGACCCGATCGCCGTGCAGATCTGTTTTGCGGCCGGCGTCGGCGCGCAGATCCCGTTGCGCTTCGGCGCTAAATCGGCGCCGATGACGGGCAATTCGATTGACGCCGTGGTGACGGTCAAAGCGCTGCGCAACAACGCCGAAATGCGCTTTGGCGAAAGCTTTGCGCCCTTCGGCGACGCCGCCTGGGTAAGCTTTGACGGCATCGACGTCATCCTCAATTCGACCCGGGCGCAAAGCTTCGACCCAAGCCTTTTTTCAGTGATGGGAATCGATCCCACTTTGCGCAAGGTGCTGCTGATCAAGTCGACCAATCACTTCTACGATTCGTTTTCGAGGATCGCGTCGGAGATCGTTTATTGCTCGGCTGGAAAGCCTTATCCGAACCGGCCGGCCGAAACGGATTATCGCAAAGCGCCAAGGAACATATGGCCGATGGTGGAGGATCCTTGGGCTCATTGAAGGCCCCCTCACCCGGCCTTCGGCCGACCTCTCCCCCATGGGGAGAGGTGTCGCTGCGCGACCGTTGAGCACCCACCCCTCCCTTCGGGGGAGAGGTCGCCGCGAAGCGGCGGGTGAGGGGGCCTTAGCGCAGCTTCCTGAAAAACGCCGTCAGCATCGCCTCTGCCCTGCCCGCCGAAACCCCGCCGATCACCTCCGGATGGTGGTGACAGGTCGGCTGATCAAACAGGCGGATGCCGTTCTCGACGGCGCCGGCCTTGATGTCCTCGGCGGCAAAGTAAACACGGCGCAGGCGGGCGTGGGCTATGGCTCCGGCGCACATGGCGCAGGGCTCGAGCGTCACGTAGAGGTCGCAGCCATCGAGGCGGCCGGTATTGCGTGTCGCCAAGGCAGCGCGGATCGCCAGCATTTCGGCATGCGCCGTCGGATCGCGCAGCGCCTGCATGCGGTTGCGGTCAGCGGCCAGGATGCGCGTGCCGTCCATGATCACGGCGCCGATCGGCGCCTCGCCGACATCGGCGGCCTCCTGGGCAAGGCGCAGGGCAAGGTCCATCGGGCTTTCGGTCATGGCTCACCCGCAGCATAACGTTCGGTGCCTATAGCAGCTTTCAAGGCCCCAATTTCCGCTGCCGTCCAACCCTGAGGCTGGGTCACTTCCATCCAGGCATCGATATAGTGCTCGGGCGCATAATTGTGCCCGTAGCCGAGCGGCGCGGTCTGCGCCAGCGCCGTATCGAGCGCCAGTTGCAGGAAGGTGATGAGCGGATACCAGTTGAGCGCCGGGGAGACGTCGGGCCCGCGCGGCCAATCGAGCCAGGCCGGCTTTTGCCAATCGGCGGCAAAGGAAAAAAAGACGATGGGGTCGCTGGCATATTGGAGAAACACGATACGCATCGGCCCCCACGCCACCGCGTCCCAGCCTTCGGCGCCGGATTGGTTCATGAAGCGGATGGACGACGAATTGCCGAAGCGCGGCAGCCAATAGGGCGTGCCGGGCTGGCGTCCCTCCGTCATCCGGCTCCAGACCGGACTGGAAAATGGCGGGCCTGCCCAAAGCGCACCCTGGAACGGATCGGCTAGGACATTGTAGACCGTGGTCGAGTTCTGCGACGCGAGCGCGCCGAGGCTCAAGCCATAAAGATAGAGGCGCGGGCGCGCATCGCGCGGCAGTTGCGTCCAGAAATTATAGACGGCGTTGAACAGCGCCTGCCCGGTTTCGGCGCCATATTCGGGCTCGACCAGCAGCGACAGCGCGCTGGTGAGATAGGAATATTGCACGGCAACGCTGGCGACATCGCCGCCATGCAGCAGTTCGAGCGTGTCGATGCCCGCTGGATCGACCCAGCCCGTGCCCACCGGCATGATGAGGACTAGGACGGAGCGCTCGAAGGCGCCGATGCGCTGCAGCTCCGCCAGCGCCAGCGCCGCCCGGGCTTCCGGCGTTTCGGCGGAGCGCAGGCCGACATAGGTGCGGAGCGGTTCGATCGCAGGCTTGCCCGTTAGCGCGGATATAGCCTCTGCGGTTTGGCGGGTGCGAAGGTAGGGTCGCGCGTCGCTGCCGATGGTTTCCCAATCGATCAGCGATTGGCTGCTGCCGCTTTCATACCAGAGCGAAGGCGGCTCCTGGTCGGTCGAGACCAGTTCATCGAGGCCCTGGTAAAAGGCATCGGCGGCCCGTAGGGCATTGCGCCAGAAAAGATTGTTGACCAGCGATCCGACCACGATCGCCACCAGAACCGTGGCGAGGACCGCAGCGGCACGCGGCGGCAACAATGGCGCAAGCCAGCGCCAAACCAGGCGGATCAGCGTCACCAGGAGCTTGCCCAAGACCATCAAGGCCGCAGCGATCGGCAGCGCCACGGCAGCGATCACCAAAGGCTGGAAACCATCGACCGGCGGCAGGCCCATGACGGCGCGCACGGAGTTCTGCCAAAGGCTCGAATAGCTCAATCCGAGCAGCACGAGGCCAAGCGCGAGGAGCGCAACCAGCGCCCCGAGGATGCGGGTGACCCGCCCCGGTGGCACTTTGAGGCCCAAAAAGCCCCAGAGCCAGTGGCCGAGATTGCCCGCGCCATAACCCACGGCAAAGCAGCAGCCGGACAGAATGCCTTGGACGCTTTCGGTGCGCGGCAGGAGCGAAGGCGTAAGCGACAGCGTGAATGCCACGGCGCCAAGCAAGAGACCGGGCATGGAGAAATGATGCGCCGTCACATCCCAAAGGGCATTGGCGCGGCTGGTCCAGCTCGCCTTGTGGGATGGATGGGTGACGCTCATGATTTAGCTCAAGCGGGAATCCGGGCGTGGGTCAACCACCGGAGTGGGAAGAGCGCCGCCCCTGCCCTATATTGGTGACCCAGGAGAGTCGCCCTTGCCGATACGCCAACTACCCGAGGACCTGATCAACCGCATCGCCGCCGGCGAAGTGGTGGAGCGGCCCGCCAGCGTCGTCAAGGAGCTGGTCGAGAACTCAATCGATGCCGGCGCGCGGCGCATCGTCGTCACCACCGCCAATGGCGGCATGGACCTGATCCGCATCAGCGATGACGGCCACGGCATGGATCGGCAGGATCTTTTGCTGTCGGTTGAACGGCACGCCACCTCCAAGCTCAGCATGGACGACCTCGACGATATCCGCACCCTTGGCTTCCGCGGCGAGGCGCTGGCCTCGATCGGGTCGGTCGCGCGGCTCTCGGTGGCCTCGCGAACCGCCGATGCCGAGAGCGGGTTGGTGCTGGTCGTCGACAATGGGCGCCGCTCCGGCCCCATGCCGCAGGCGATGAACCGTGGCACGGTGATCGAAGTACGCGACCTCTTCGCGCAGGTGCCGGCGCGGCGCAAATTTCTCAAATCCGCCCGGGCGGAAGGCGCCGCGATCACCGACGTGGTCAAGCGCCTCGCCATGGCCAATCCGCAGGTGCATTTCGTGCTCGAGGGCACGGACCGCACGGCGAGCAACTGGCCTTCCGTCGGCGAAGGCGCGCTACAGGCCCGGCTCGGCCAGGTCATGGGCGCCGATTTTGTCGAAAACGCCGTCGTGCTCGCAACGCAGCGGCATGGCATCGTCGTTGCCGGCATGGCGGGGCTGCCGACCTATACTCGCGCCAATTCGCTGTCGCAGTTCTATTTCGTCAACGGCCGCTCGGTCCGTGACAAGGTGCTGGTCGGCGCCGTGCGCGCGGCCTATGCCGACTACACTTTCCGCGACCGCTTTCCGGTCGTCTCGCTCTATGTCGCCATCGACCCGGCCGAGGTCGACGTCAACGTCCATCCAGCCAAGGCCGAACTGCGCTTCCGCGACCAGGGCGCCCTGCGCGGCGCGGTGATCACCGCGATCGGACAGGCCCTCGCCGCAGCAGGGTTCAAAGCTTCGACCACGGTCGCCGAAGACATAATTGAAGCCTTCAAGGCGCCGGAAATGGCCGAAACACCGGCGCGCAGCGGCTGGGAGCCACAAGCGACACCGATCGCCCGCCTGGCGCCAGGCGAACAGCTGCAGGGTTTCGCCGAACCCAGCGCCCGCGTCGAGCGCTTCGAACCAGTGGGCGACGTCCCCGACTATCCGCTCGGCACGGCCCGGGCGCAGATGTTCGACAACTACATCATCGCGCAAAATGGCGGCGGGCTCCTCCTCGTCGACCAGCACGCCGCGCATGAACGGCTGGTCTATGAGCGCTTCAAGGCCCAGATGGCGTCCGGCCCCGTCGCGAGCCAAAGGCAGCTGATCCCGGTGATCGTCGAGCTGCCCGAAGAGGATTGCGGGCGCCTCGAGGAAGCCGCGCCCGAACTCGAGCGCTTCGGGCTTTACCTCGATCGCTTCGGCCCCCGCGCCATCGCCGTGCGCGAGACACCGGCCCTCCTTGGCACGACCGACATTGCCGGCCTCGTCCGCGATCTTGCCGATGGCCTTGCCGAATGGGACAGCACCGCGGCCCTCTCCGACCGCATGGAGGCCATTATCGCCCGCATGGCCTGCCACGGCTCGGTGCGCTCGGGCCGGCGGCTTCGCGTCGACGAGATGAACGCGTTGCTCCGCGACATGGAAGCCACGCCCCATTCGGGCCAGTGCATCCACGGCCGCCCGACCTATGTCGAGCTCAAGAAGGGCGACATCGAGCGGCTGTTCGGGCGCAGCCGATGACTCTCTGGTTCACCAGCGACACGCATTTTGCCGATTCCCGTGTTCTCAAGATCGACCGCCGCCCCTTTGCCAACATGGCGGAACACGATGGGGCCCTGATCGCGAACTGGAACGCGCTCGTCGCACCCGAAGACGAGATCTGGCACCTGGGCGATTTCGCGCGCGGCACGACCGAGGAGGTCGAGGCGGTCCTGGCGCAGCTCCACGGCACCAAGCACTTGGTCATCGGCAACAACGATCCGGAGCCGACGCTTTCCGCTAAAGGCTGGGCCAGCCTGCAGCACTACCGGGAAATGCGTATCGACGGGCAACTCTTTATCCTCTGCCACTACCCATTCCGAACCTGGAACCAGATTGGCAAAAAGTCGATCAACCTCCACGGCCATTCACACGGCAAGCTGACCCCGGTCACGCGTCAATTCGACGTCGGCGTCGACCCGCAGGGACTAAGGCCGCGGCGGATCGAGGAGATCGTCGTGTCACGGAGAAAGACCAAGGCTGGCTAGCCCAGGCGAAATCCTTTGGGTAATTAGTCAAACGCCGCAAATCCTCTTGCGATGACCAGTTCCGCTACTAACCATACGTACTGGTACCCACGTATCAATTCGTGATACGTATATCACCCAATGGCCTGCGGGTTGACCGTGATCGCATCTTTCAAAGGCAAATTCGCGCAAGCCGTATCGGCGGGAGAGTGTCCGAAGGGCTTTCCTTGCGAGGTCCTTCGATCGGCTCAGCGCAAGCTGGCGGCGTTAGCGTCAGCCACTGTTTTGGCTGATCTCCGCGTACCTCCGGGTAATCGTCTGGAAGCGTTAACCGGCGACCGCTCAGGTCAACACTCCATCCGTGTAAACGACCAATGGCGCATCTGTTTCCGGTGGGCGGACGGGCGCGCGGAAGATGTCGAGATCGTGGATTATCATTGAGAGGATGTATCGATGACCATCAGGATCACACCACCAGTTCATCCCGGTGAGTATCTGCGCGAGGAACTTCTGGAGCCGCTGGGCCTGACTTCCTACGCCCTCGCTGCCCGTCTTGGTGTGCCGCGCACCCGTATCGAACGACTTGTCCGCGAAGAAACCGGCGTCACACCGGATACAGCGTTGCGGCTGGGACGGTTCTTTTCCATGACACCGGAATTCTGGATCAACATGCAGGGGCTCTACGACTTGACCGTCGCCGAGGCCGCTGCTGCAGAGGCTTTGCGTGCTATCGAGCCGATTGTCCTGCCGGCTGCTTGAAACGAACGAGACGGAAAGTCCCCCTCATCAGCCCTCCGGGCACCTTCTCCCGCGAGGGGAGAAGGGAGGTCGAGAGTGCGGGACGCTCAGTTAAAAACACTCGCCCCTCTGTCCGCAACGCCCACCAGGCTTCTGAAGCCCGCAAAGAGGTCGCGGCCCATGCCAAAGTGTTGGCTGCGGAGGTCTTCGGTGGCGGGGGTGCGGCTGAAGAATTCCTTTTCGTCGCCGAGGAAGGTCAGCGTGCCTTCATTGGCATCGAGGCGGATCAGGTCGCCGTCGCGGATCTTGCTGATCGGGCCGCCGTCGACTGCTTCGGGGGTCATGTGGATGGCGGCCGGTACCTTGCCCGAAGCGCCGGACATGCGGCCGTCGGTCAAGAGAGCCACCTTGTGGCCGCGGTCTTGGAGGACGCCGAGCGCGGGGGTCAGTTTATGCAGCTCCGGCATACCGAGCGCCTTGGGGCCGGAGAATCGGACCACGGCAATGACGTCGCCGGTCAACTCGCCTGCCTTGAACGCAGCCTGCAACCCTTCCTGGCCGTGGAACACACGGGCGCGAGCTTCGACCACGCGGTGCTCGGGCTTGACGGCCGAGACCTTGATGACCGAGCGGCCGAGATTACCGGTGAGGAGTTTGAGGCCACCGCTGGGCTGGAACGGGGTCTTGGTCGAGGTCAGGACCTTGGGCAGCGCCGACTCTGCCGGGGCCTGTTCGAAGCTCAGCTTGTCATCGAGCAGCTTGGCTTCGACCGTGTAGTTGGACAAGCCATCGCCCCAGACGGTCTTGACGTCTTCATGGAGGTGTCCGCTTTCGAGCAGCTCTTTGATCAGGAAGCCCATGCCGCCGGCGGCGTGGAAGTGGTTCACGTCGGCAACGCCATTGGGATAAACGCGGGCCAAGAGCGGCGTTGCGTCCGACAGATCGCTCATGTCATCCCAGGTGACCTGAATGCCGGCAGCGGCGGCCATGGCGATGATATGCATGGTGTGGTTGGTGGAGCCGCCGGTGGCGTGAAGCCCGACAAGGCCGTTGACGATGGCCTTTTCGTCGAGCACATGCCCGATCGGCGTATAATTGTTGCCAAGGCTGGTCAGCGACAATGCGCGCTTGGTGGCCTCGCGGGTCAGCGCATCGCGCAGCGGGGTGCCTGGATTGACGAAGCTTGCGCCAGGCAGATGGAGACCCATGATCTCCATCAGCATCTGGTTGGAATTGGCGGTGCCGTAGAAGGTGCAGGTGCCGGCCGAATGATAGGACTTCGATTCGGCTTCCAGCAGTTCGGCGCGGCCGACCTTGCCTTCCATATAGAGCTGGCGGACGCGGGACTTCTCATCATTGGGCAGGCCCGAGGGCATGGGCCCGGCGGGCACGAAGACGGCCGGCAGGTGACCGAAGGCTAGGGCGCCGATGACCAGGCCGGGCACGATCTTGTCGCAAATGCCGAGGTAAACCGCGGCGTCGAACATGTTGTGCGACAGAGCAATGGCGGTCGACATGGCAATGACGTCGCGGCTGAACAGCGACAGGTCCATGCCCGGCTGGCCTTGCGTCACGCCATCGCACATGGCCGGCACACCGCCGGCAACCTGGGCCGTGGCGCCGATCTCGCGCGCCGCTTCCTTGATGATATCGGGATAAAATTGATAGGGCTGATGAGCCGAGAGCATGTCGTTGTAGCTCGTGACGATGCCGAGGTTCAGCGTCTTGTTGCCGGCCAGCGCTGCCTTTTCGGAAGGCGAGCAGGCGGCAAATCCGTGGGCGAGGTTGCCGCAGGAGAGTGCTGCGCGATAAACGCCCTGCTCCTTGGCGATGTCGAGGCGGGTAAGGTAGTCGCGGCGCGTGTCGCGGCTGCGCGCCGCGATACGATCGGTCACGTCCTGGATGGCCTGACGGACGGTCATGGGTCACTTCTCCATAAAGGCAAGGCGCGCCAGAAGGGGGCCGCTGGCGCGGTAATCCTTGCGTCGATTGGGTGCCCAGTCAGCGGCCGGTGCGGTCGATTGGGGACCGCACCAGGAGTCTCATGGGCACCAGTAAACTGTCACCGGCGCATTTGAGCGCAGGACGGCGCGGATCGGCATGTCCGCCACCGGACCATCGCCGAGCGCGGCGTCGAGTACAGAGGCTTTTTCGTCGCCTTCGATGTGGAGGTAGAGGCCGTCGGTCTCGAGCAGCCGCGGCAGGGTGAAGGTGATGCGCGGTTCGCCGGCGCCGGGGGCCCGGATAGCAAGGGTCGGGCCCTCGGCCGTCAGCGCCTGATGAAGCGTGTCGCCGCCGGGGAAGAAGCTGGCCGTATGGCCGTCATTGCCCATGCCGAGAATGACCGCAGCAAAGGGCTTTGGCAGTTCGGCCATCAAGGCATTGGTCTTGGCGACCGCAGCGTCGGTGGGTTCATCGCCACCGGAATAGAGCGGAAAGAAGCGCGCCGTGGCGGCGGGACCCTGCAGCATCTTTTCATTGACGAGAAGGGCGTTGGACCGGTCCGAGGTCTCGTCCACCCAGCGCTCGTCGA includes:
- the edd gene encoding phosphogluconate dehydratase, with the protein product MTVRQAIQDVTDRIAARSRDTRRDYLTRLDIAKEQGVYRAALSCGNLAHGFAACSPSEKAALAGNKTLNLGIVTSYNDMLSAHQPYQFYPDIIKEAAREIGATAQVAGGVPAMCDGVTQGQPGMDLSLFSRDVIAMSTAIALSHNMFDAAVYLGICDKIVPGLVIGALAFGHLPAVFVPAGPMPSGLPNDEKSRVRQLYMEGKVGRAELLEAESKSYHSAGTCTFYGTANSNQMLMEIMGLHLPGASFVNPGTPLRDALTREATKRALSLTSLGNNYTPIGHVLDEKAIVNGLVGLHATGGSTNHTMHIIAMAAAAGIQVTWDDMSDLSDATPLLARVYPNGVADVNHFHAAGGMGFLIKELLESGHLHEDVKTVWGDGLSNYTVEAKLLDDKLSFEQAPAESALPKVLTSTKTPFQPSGGLKLLTGNLGRSVIKVSAVKPEHRVVEARARVFHGQEGLQAAFKAGELTGDVIAVVRFSGPKALGMPELHKLTPALGVLQDRGHKVALLTDGRMSGASGKVPAAIHMTPEAVDGGPISKIRDGDLIRLDANEGTLTFLGDEKEFFSRTPATEDLRSQHFGMGRDLFAGFRSLVGVADRGASVFN
- the mutL gene encoding DNA mismatch repair endonuclease MutL translates to MPIRQLPEDLINRIAAGEVVERPASVVKELVENSIDAGARRIVVTTANGGMDLIRISDDGHGMDRQDLLLSVERHATSKLSMDDLDDIRTLGFRGEALASIGSVARLSVASRTADAESGLVLVVDNGRRSGPMPQAMNRGTVIEVRDLFAQVPARRKFLKSARAEGAAITDVVKRLAMANPQVHFVLEGTDRTASNWPSVGEGALQARLGQVMGADFVENAVVLATQRHGIVVAGMAGLPTYTRANSLSQFYFVNGRSVRDKVLVGAVRAAYADYTFRDRFPVVSLYVAIDPAEVDVNVHPAKAELRFRDQGALRGAVITAIGQALAAAGFKASTTVAEDIIEAFKAPEMAETPARSGWEPQATPIARLAPGEQLQGFAEPSARVERFEPVGDVPDYPLGTARAQMFDNYIIAQNGGGLLLVDQHAAHERLVYERFKAQMASGPVASQRQLIPVIVELPEEDCGRLEEAAPELERFGLYLDRFGPRAIAVRETPALLGTTDIAGLVRDLADGLAEWDSTAALSDRMEAIIARMACHGSVRSGRRLRVDEMNALLRDMEATPHSGQCIHGRPTYVELKKGDIERLFGRSR
- a CDS encoding HigA family addiction module antitoxin, whose translation is MTIRITPPVHPGEYLREELLEPLGLTSYALAARLGVPRTRIERLVREETGVTPDTALRLGRFFSMTPEFWINMQGLYDLTVAEAAAAEALRAIEPIVLPAA
- a CDS encoding type II toxin-antitoxin system RelE/ParE family toxin, whose amino-acid sequence is MACGLTVIASFKGKFAQAVSAGECPKGFPCEVLRSAQRKLAALASATVLADLRVPPGNRLEALTGDRSGQHSIRVNDQWRICFRWADGRAEDVEIVDYH
- the pgl gene encoding 6-phosphogluconolactonase is translated as MTIDRRSFADKATLAKELAASVADRIRAAIAERGTAAIAVSGGSTPGKFFSVLGKTKDIDWDKVIVTLVDERWVDETSDRSNALLVNEKMLQGPAATARFFPLYSGGDEPTDAAVAKTNALMAELPKPFAAVILGMGNDGHTASFFPGGDTLHQALTAEGPTLAIRAPGAGEPRITFTLPRLLETDGLYLHIEGDEKASVLDAALGDGPVADMPIRAVLRSNAPVTVYWCP
- a CDS encoding nucleoside deaminase; amino-acid sequence: MTESPMDLALRLAQEAADVGEAPIGAVIMDGTRILAADRNRMQALRDPTAHAEMLAIRAALATRNTGRLDGCDLYVTLEPCAMCAGAIAHARLRRVYFAAEDIKAGAVENGIRLFDQPTCHHHPEVIGGVSAGRAEAMLTAFFRKLR
- a CDS encoding alpha/beta hydrolase — its product is MSVTHPSHKASWTSRANALWDVTAHHFSMPGLLLGAVAFTLSLTPSLLPRTESVQGILSGCCFAVGYGAGNLGHWLWGFLGLKVPPGRVTRILGALVALLALGLVLLGLSYSSLWQNSVRAVMGLPPVDGFQPLVIAAVALPIAAALMVLGKLLVTLIRLVWRWLAPLLPPRAAAVLATVLVAIVVGSLVNNLFWRNALRAADAFYQGLDELVSTDQEPPSLWYESGSSQSLIDWETIGSDARPYLRTRQTAEAISALTGKPAIEPLRTYVGLRSAETPEARAALALAELQRIGAFERSVLVLIMPVGTGWVDPAGIDTLELLHGGDVASVAVQYSYLTSALSLLVEPEYGAETGQALFNAVYNFWTQLPRDARPRLYLYGLSLGALASQNSTTVYNVLADPFQGALWAGPPFSSPVWSRMTEGRQPGTPYWLPRFGNSSSIRFMNQSGAEGWDAVAWGPMRIVFLQYASDPIVFFSFAADWQKPAWLDWPRGPDVSPALNWYPLITFLQLALDTALAQTAPLGYGHNYAPEHYIDAWMEVTQPQGWTAAEIGALKAAIGTERYAAGEP
- a CDS encoding metallophosphoesterase family protein — protein: MTLWFTSDTHFADSRVLKIDRRPFANMAEHDGALIANWNALVAPEDEIWHLGDFARGTTEEVEAVLAQLHGTKHLVIGNNDPEPTLSAKGWASLQHYREMRIDGQLFILCHYPFRTWNQIGKKSINLHGHSHGKLTPVTRQFDVGVDPQGLRPRRIEEIVVSRRKTKAG
- a CDS encoding M81 family metallopeptidase — translated: MRIFTAALATETNTFSPIAVDKRAFEASLHAKPGQHPATPTLCTAPITVGREVCAREGWTLIEGTASWADPAGLVARATYEELRDEILGQLEAAMPVDAVVLGLHGAMVAQGYDDAEGDILTRVRALVGPDVLVCAELDPHSHLTGKRAAAADFFVYFKEFPHTDFVDRARDLWNIAARTLRGEVRPVMSVFDCRMIDVFPTSKQPMRGFVDRLFALEQSEPGLLSLSVVHGFMAGDVPEMGTKVIAVTDNQPELGGALAERLGRELFAMRGTFMVSQVDEQTAVDAAIAAPRGPVVIADVWDNPGGGTAGDATVILGELIRRGVQDVAVGTIWDPIAVQICFAAGVGAQIPLRFGAKSAPMTGNSIDAVVTVKALRNNAEMRFGESFAPFGDAAWVSFDGIDVILNSTRAQSFDPSLFSVMGIDPTLRKVLLIKSTNHFYDSFSRIASEIVYCSAGKPYPNRPAETDYRKAPRNIWPMVEDPWAH